From Micromonospora auratinigra:
GCTCTGGCTGGACCTGCCGCTGGCGGCGGTGACCCTGCTGGCCTTCCCGTTCCTGGTCTGGCTCTCCCGCTGGTTCGCCCGCGCCTCGGCCGGGGCGTACCGCCGGACCCGGGAGGCGGTGGCGCTGGTCATCGTGCACTTCGTCGAGTCGCTGCGGGGCATCCGCGCGGTGCAGGCGTACCGCCGGGAGGCGCGCAACCAGCGCATCTTCGCGGCCGTCAACGACGACTACCGGGAGGCGAGCCTGCGGGCGTTCCGGCTGATCGCGGTCTACTCCCCCGGCATCCGGCTGATCGGCAACCTGACCGCCGCGCTGGTGCTCGGGTACGGCGGCATGCGGGTGCTGGGCGGCCGGACCGAGGTGGGGGTGCTCGCCGCGTTCCTGCTCTACCTGCGCCGCTTCTTCGAGCCGATGGAGGAGCTGAGCCAGTTCTACAACGCCCTCCAGTCGGCCACCGCCGCGCTGGAGAAGCTGGCCGGGGTGCTCGACGAACGGCCGGCGGTGGCCGAGCCGGCCCACCCGGTGCCGCTGCCCGCCGGGCCGGGCCGGGGCACCGTGGTGTTCCGGCAGGTGACCTTCGGCTATCGCCCGGAGGCGCCGATCCTGGCCGGTCTGGAGCTGACCGTGCCGGCCGGGCAGACCGTCGCGCTGATCGGCCCGACCGGCGCCGGCAAGTCCACCGTCGCCAAGCTGCTGGCCCGGTTCCACGACCCGGCCGCCGGCACGGTCAGCCTCGACGGGGTCGACCTCCGACAGCTGGCCGACGCCGAGCTGCGCCGGGCGATCGTGCTGGTCACCCAGGAGAACCACCTGTTCAGCGGCTCGGTGGCGGAGAACATCCGGTTCGGTCGCCCGGACGCGGACGACGCGGCGGTGGAGGCCGCCGCCCGGGCGATCGGCGCGCACGACTTCATCGCCGCGCTCCCCGACGGGTACGCCACCGAGGTGCACCGCCGTGGCGGCCGGCTCTCCGCCGGGCAGCGCCAGCTCGTCGCGTTCGCCCGGGCGTTCCTCGCCGACCCCCGGGTGCTGATCCTCGACGAGGCCACCTCGTCACTGGACGTGCCGACCGAGCGCCTGGTGCAGCGGGCCCTGCGTCAGGTGCTGCGGGACCGGACCGCGCTGGTCATCGCGCACCGGCTCTCCACCGTGGAGACCGCCGACCGGGTGCTGGTGCTCGACGGCGGCCGGATCGTGGAGGACGGGCCGCCCGCCGTGCTGGCCGCCACCGGCGGCCGGTACGCCACCCTGCACCGGCAGTGGCGCGACTCGCTGATCTGAGGCCGCCCGGCCCTCGGCGGGGGCGGTGGGGCCACCGGATGGCGGGCCGGCGCTTAGACTGCCGGGACATCGATCGGCCTGTCCGTCCGGTCGCCGGTGGCGACCCGACGTCGACGCGGGCCGGTCGGCACCGCCGACACGGGGAGGTTCGCGGCGTGCGTATCCGCCGACGGGTGGCTGTGGCTTCAGCGGCCGTGCTGTGCACGATCGGGGCGACCGCGGTCGTCCTGACCAGGGGTGGTGATGCCGCCCGCACACCGGTCGCCGCGACCGTCGCCGAGCAGGCCGGCAGGACCGCCGGGCCGGCGCTGCCGGCGACCGGTGAGCAGGCCGCTCCGGTCGGCGACGACCCGGCCGGGCCGGCCACCAGGACCGGTCGTCCGGCGGCCGCCGGTTCCGCCCCGGCCGCCGCCCGGCCGGCCGCGCAGGTCGCCGCCGCCGCGCCCGCCTCGGTCGCCTACCTGCGCGAGCGTTACCGGCTCTCGGCCACCGAGGCGGCCCGGCGGCTCGCCCTCCAGGAATACTCCGCCCCGCTCGCCGAACGGCTCGCCGCCGACGAGCCCGACACGTACGCCGGCATGTGGCTGGACCAGGCGGCCGGTGGGGTGCTCGTCGTCGCCACCACCGACGGGACCGCCGTGCGCGGGGCGGTCGCGGGCGCGCCGGACGCCGGGCACGTCCGGGTGGTCACCGTCCGGCACTCGCTGCGCCGGCTCAGCGAGGCGGCGGACCGGCTGGCCACCACGCTCGGCGGGACCCCCGGCGAGGACGTGGTGGTGGACCCGCAGCGCAACGCGCTGGCGGTGTTCACCGGGGGCCGGATCGCCGCCGACGACACCCGGCTGGCCGGGGCCCTCGCGGCGGCCGGCGTGTCCGCCACGGCCCGCCCCCGCCCGGCCGGCGTGGTGCCGAAGGCCTGCGACCCCCGCTACTGCCCGGACGCGCCGATGCGCGGCGGGATCCGGATCGACGTGCCCCGGGACAACGGCACGGTCGGCGGTTGCACGGTCGGGTTCAACCTCCGCTCGCGCACCGGCACGCCGTACATCCTGACCGCCGGGCACTGCGTGCTCAGCGCGACGCACCAGCACGTCGACCGGACGTGGCACCAGTTCCTCGGCCCGAAGATCCCGGTCTCGATCGAGTCGACCGACCCGGTGACGGCGGAGAACGCCTACCCGAACGACTACGCGATCATGCCGTACCAGCCGGGGGCGCTCAGCAACTGGGCGAGCCGCACCGCCGGGGCGCCCAGCCTGGTCAACTACTGGTGCGTGGCAGACAACCCGCGCTGCACCGGCAGCCGCGACGTGGCCGTCACCGGGTACGTGGCGTACAGCGCGATCCAGCTCGGCTGGGTGGTCTGCGCCACCGGCGCCGGCTACACGCCGAAGTCCGGCGAGGTCTACGTCGACTCCGGCGCGGGCGCCGGCTACCTGCCCGGCACCCGGTGCGGGCAGATCGACGGCAAGACCAACGGCGGCATCGACGTCCGGATCTGCGCCCGGGCCGGCGACAGCGGCAGCCCGCTCTTCACCGAGTCCGACGGCCGGGCGCTCGGCATCCTCTCCGACGGGGACCCCGGTGACGGCCCGTGCACCAACCCCGACGAGCACAACCACTACGCGCCCGTCTCCACCATCCTGTCCCGGGCCAACGCCCGGCTCGGTGGCCGGCCCTACTTCCAGCTCGCCACCAGGGCCCCGACGCTCGGCCCGGTCCCCCGCTGATCCCCGACCGGCCGGCGCGCGACGGGCCGGCCGGTCGGCGACAAAGCCGTGGAGACCGGCTCGCCGGCTGCCTACGATCGGGCGATGACCGATACGGCGAGGACGGCCCGTGCCGGCCTCCCCGAGCGTCCCACCCTGGACGGTCTCGAGGAGAGCTGGGCACGCCGCTGGCAGGAGGACGGCACCTACACGTTCGACCGGGCGAAGGCGGCGGTACGGGTCGACGGCGCGACCGGCCGCAGCTCCGACGTGTACTCGATCGACACCCCGCCGCCGACCGTCTCCGGTGAGCTGCACATGGGGCACGTCTTCTCGTACACGCACACCGACACGGTGGCCCGGTTCCAGCGGATGCGCGGCCGGACGGTCTTCTACCCGATGGGCTGGGACGACAACGGGCTGCCCACCGAGCGGCGGGTGCAGAACGTGTACGGGGTGCGCTGCGACCCGGCCCTGCCGTACGACCCGGCCTGGGAGCCGCCGGCCGCACCCGTGGACGACGCCGCCCGGAAGAACCCGACCCCGGTCTCGCGGCGCAACTTCGTCGAGTTGTGCGCCCGGCTCACCGCCGACGACGAGCAGGTCTTCGAGGCGCTCTGGCGGCGGCTCGGGCTCTCCGTGGACTGGTCGCTGACGTACACCACGATCGGTCCGGTGGCCCGGGCGACCAGCCAGCGGGCGTTCCTGCGCAACCTGGCCCGGGGCGAGGCGTACCAGGCGGAGGCGCCGACCCTCTGGGACGTCGGGTTCGCCACCGCGGTGGCGCAGGCGGAGCTGGAGGACCGGGAGCGGCCCGGCGCGTACCACCGGCTGCGCTTCCACCGGCCGGACGGTGCGGAGGTGCTGATCGACACCACCCGTCCGGAGCTGCTGCCGGCCTGCGTGGCGCTGGTCTGCCACCCCGACGACGAGCGGTACGCGGACCTGGTCGGCACGGCGGTGCGTACCCCCGTGTTCGCGGTCGAGGTGCCGGTGCGCGCGCACCCGCTGGCGGACCCGGCCAAGGGCACCGGCATCGCGATGGTCTGCACCTTCGGTGACCTCACCGACGTGACCTGGTGGCGCGACCTGGAGCTGGACACCCGGGTGGTGATCGGCCGGGACGGGCGGCTGCTGCCCGAGCCGCCGGCCGGCGTGCCGGCCGGGCCGTACGCGGCGCTGGCCGGGCAGACCGTCAACGGCGCCCGGCGAACCCTGGTGGAACTGCTCGCGGACGCCGGCGACCTGGTCGGCGAGCCGCGCCCGGTCACCCACCCGGTCAAGTTCTACGAGCGGGGCGACCGGCCACTGGAGATCGTCTCCACCCGACAGTGGTATCTGCGCAACGGCGGCCGGGACGCCGGGCTGCGCGACGAACTGCTGGCCCGGGGGCGGGAGCTGCGCTGGGTGCCGGAGCACATGCGGCACCGCTACGAGCACTGGGTGGGCGGCCTGACCGGTGACTGGCTGGTCAGCCGGCAGCGCTTCTTCGGCGTGCCGGTGCCGGTGTGGTACCGGCTCGACGACGCTGGCGAGCCGGACTGGACCCAGCCTCTCACACCGGACGAGGCGCGCCTCCCGGTCGACCCGTCCAGCGAGCCGCCGCCCGGCTTCGAGGAGGCGCAGCGCGGGGTGCCCGGCGGGTTCGTCGGCGACCCGGACGTGCTGGACACCTGGGCCACCTCGTCGCTGACCCCGCTGATCGTGGGCGGCTGGGAGACCGACCCGGACCTGTTCGCCCGGGTCTTCCCGATGGACCTGCGCCCGCAGGGGCACGACATCATCCGCACCTGGCTCTTCGCCACCGTGCTCCGGTCCCACCTGGAGTTCGGCGTGCTGCCCTGGCGGGACGTGGAGCTCTCCGGCTGGATCCTCGACCCGGACCGGAAGAAGATGTCCAAGTCCAAGGGGAACGTGGTCACCCCGATGGAGCTGCTGGAACGGAACGGCTCGGACGCGGTCCGCTACTGGGCGGCCAACGGGCGGCCCGGCACCGACCTGTCCTTCGACCCGGCGCAGATCAAGGTGGGCCGCCGGCTCGCCACCAAGCTGCTCAACGCGTCGAAGTTCGTGCTCGGGCTGGGCGCCGCCGACGCGTTGCGCGCCCCGGCGCGCGAGCCGCTGGACGCCGCCATGCTGACCGAGCTCTCCGCCGTGGTGGGGGCGGCCACCGCCGCCTTCGACGGGTACGACCACACCGCCGCGCTGATGGCGACGGAGGCGTTCTTCTGGCGGTTCTGCGACGACTACATCGAGCTGGTGAAGGAGCGCGCCTACGGCACCGGGCCGGGGGCCGACTCGGCCCGGGCCGCGCTGGCCACCGCGCTCTCGGTGCAGTTGCGGCTCTTCGCCCCGGTGCTGCCCTTCGTCACCGAGGAGGTCTGGTCGTGGTGGCGGTACGGCTCGGTGCACCGGGCCACCTGGCCCACCACGTACGAGGTGGGTCGGGCGGTGCAGGGGCCGGGTGACCCGGAGCTGCTGCGGCTCGCCGCCGACGCGCTCGGCCAGGTGCGCCGGGCCAAGTCGGAGCGCAAACTGTCGATGAAGGCGGACGTGCCGCTGGCCGAGGCGCTCGGCCCGGCCGCCCTGCTCGACCGGCTGACCCTGATCGCCGACGACGTCCGGGCGGCCGGCCGGATCGCCGAGCTCGACCTGCTGCCCGACCGCACCCCCGAACTCGTCATCGCCTGCGCCTTCTGAGGCGGCGCAAGGAAGGGCCCCTGGTCGACGCCGGGCGCAGCACCAGGGGCCCTTCCTGTCAGCTCGTCTCGCCGGCCACCGAGAAGGAGCGGAGGCGGTCGATCGCCAGCACGGTGAAGCCGACCACGACCAGGGCGGTGAGCACCCCGGCCACCGGCACCGAGACGGTGGTGCCGAGCAGGTCGGTGGGGGCCATCCGGTCGGCCAGCGCGATCACCCACTGCTGGATCGACAGCACCCGGGTGCCGCTGACGAAGCGACCCAGCAGCCCCTCCCAGATCAGCACGTAGACCAGGCCGAGCAGGACCGGCCGGCGGGTGACCAGGCTGAGCGCCAGGAACAGCGCCGAGTACGCCAGCGCGCCGAGCGCGGACGCGGCGGCGAGCGCCAGTCCGAGGCGTACCGAATGGGCGAGCACGCCCGCGACGTAGAGCGGGACGGCGACGGTGGCCGCGCTGACCCCGGCGGCCACCGCGAGCTTCGGCAGCACGATCTGCCAGCGCGGCAGCGGCTTGGTCAGGATGTGCACCACCGTGCCGTCGTCGATCTCGGCCCCGAGCACGCCGGTGCCGACGATCAGCGCGACGACCGGCAGCACCACGGCGAGCCCGAGCCCGACCAGCACCGGCGGCCCCCACTGGCCCGGGTCGACGCCGAGCGAACGGGACAGGATGGCGAGCGCCACCAGCAGCACCGGCAGCGGGAGCAGCAGCAGGAACCGGCGGCGGCCGAAGAGGCCGCGGGCGGTGATCCAGGTGACCGTCGACATGGTTCAGCTCCCCACCAGGTAGGAGAAGACGCTCTCCAACGATTCGTCCTCGGGCGTCAGCGACCGGACCCGGATGCCCCGGGCCAGCGCGATCCTCGGCAGCGCACGGGTGAACGCGCCGTAGTCGCCGGCCCGCACGGTCAGCCCGTCCCCGCCCAGCTCGACCCCGGTCACCGACTCCTCGGCGATCAGCGCGACGGCCAGGGCGCGGTCGTCGGTGGAGCGGACCGCGAAGACGTGCGGCCGGTTGGTCATCAGCCGGCGGATGGTGCGGTAGTCGCCGGAGGCGGCCAGCCGGCCGGCGACCATCACCTGCACGGTCCCGGAGACCTGCTCGACCTCCTCCAGGATGTGCGAGCTGAACAGGATGGTCCGGCCGGCGTCGCCGAGCGAGTGCAGCAGGGCCATCATGTGCAGCCGCTGCCGCGGGTCCATCCCGTTGAACGGCTCGTCGAGCAGCAGCACCTGCGGGTCGTGCACCAGCGCGGCGGCCACCCGGGTGCGCTGCCGCATGCCCTTGGAGTACGTGCCGATCCGCCGGTCCTGCGCGTCCGCCAGCTCGACCAGTTCGATGGCCCGCCGGGCCGCCGCGGCCGGGTCGGGCAGCCGGTGCAGCTTCGCGCTGGCCAGCACGAACTCGTACGCGGTGAGGAAGGTGTGCACCGCCTCCCGCTCGCTGACCAGGCCGAGCCGCCGGTAGACGGCCGGGTTGCGCCAGGTGGGTTCCCCGTCGAGGGTCACCACCCCCCGGGACGGGGCGAGGAAGCCGGCCATCATGTGCAGCAGGGTGGTCTTGCCGGCGCCGTTCGGGCCGAGCAGGCCGGTCACCCCGGGCCCGAGCCGCATGGTGACGTCGTTGACCGCGACCACGTTGCCGTACCAGCGGGAGACGCCGTCGAGGTCGAGGGACGCGGCGGGGGTGGTCGGGGCGGGTGCCGCCGCGGTGCTGATCGTGGTCATCGGGCGGCCACCTTCCGGTATCGCAGCAGCAGGAGGGTGACGCAGCCGGCCACCAGCAGCACGGCGGCGGCCACGTAGACCGGCCCGAAGCCGCCGAATTGGTAGTCGGTCCCCTGCCCGCCGGGGACCAGCAGGTCGCCGAGGGTGTACTGACCGACGGCGTGGACCAGGGCGGTGGGCGAGCCGAGCATGGCCAGCTCGTTCACCGTCCGGGACGGCATGATCGACAGGATGCCGACGATCGGCGCGGTCATCAGGAACACGGCCACGATGCCGCCGGCCGCGAACGCCCGCTTGCCGGTGAACGAGGCGATCAGCAGCGCGACGGAGGCGAAGACCACCGCCCACAGGGCCGCGTAGAGCAGGCCGGGGAGCAGGTCGCCCAGCTCGGTCCAGACCCCGTGCAGCCCGTCCTTGGTGGTGAACGCGGCGCCGAGGAACATCACCAGCTGCGGCGCGCCGAGCAGCAGCCAGAGCGCGGTGACCAGCGCGCCCAGCTTGGCCAGGGCGTAGTCGGAGCGGGGCAGCGGCCGGGAGAAGTAGAGCGGCAGCACGCCGCTGTGCAGGTCGCGGGAGACCAGCTCCGGCCCGACCACCGCGACGAAGAAGATGACCAGCCAGCTCATCGCGTCGGCGAACTGGGCGTACGTCATGACGACCTGGCCGGTCTGGGTGCGCACCGCGGTCAGCCCGGCGGCCACCACCAGCACGATGCCCATCACCAGCCAGGGGAAGATCTTCGCCTTGGCGGAGCGGCCCAGCCCGAACGCGGTCCGCAGCCCGTGTCCGTAGAGCGCGCCGAACACCTGCCGGCGGCCCAGCCGGGGGCCGGTGTAGCGCTGGTAGCCGATGTCGTGGATGACGCCGGTCGGCTCAGGCATGGCTGGGCTCCCTCGTGGCGAAGAGTTCGGCCACCCGGTGCCGGCGCTGGTCCAGCCGGTGCAGCGGCAGGTCCAGCTCGGCGACCGCGCCGAGGATCAGGTCGTACGTGTCGTCGTCGGCCAGCGGGACGAGCAGCAGCCGCCCCTCCCGGGACACCGGCAGGCCGAGCCCGCCCAGCCGGGCGGCGAGGTCGTCGGTACCCTCGCTGACCTCCACCGCGAGCACGTCGGTGGCCGACGTCATCGCGGCGACCCGGTCGGCGCGCAGCAGCCGGCCGCCGTCGATGGCGACCAGGGTGTCGCAGATCCGCTCCACCTCGCCGAGCAGGTGCGAGCAGACCAGCACCGAGATGCCGAACTCGGTGCCGATCCGGTGGATCAGCGCCAGCATGGCGTCCCGCCCGGCCGGGTCGAGGCCGTTGGTCGGCTCGTCCAGCAGCAGCAGGTCGGGGTCGTGCACCAGCGCCTGGGCGAGCTTGACCCGCTGCTTCATGCCGGTCGAGTAGCCGCCGACGGCGCGGTGCCGCTCCTCGTGCAGGCCGACGTGGCGCAGCGCCTCCGAGGCGCGTTCCCGGGCCACCGTGCGCGGCAGGCCGCTGATCCGGCCCAGGTGGGTGACCAGCTCGGCGGCGGAGAGGTCGGGCGGCAGGGCGTCGTGTTCGGGCATGTAACCGACCCGGGCCCGGACGGCGGCCGGATCGGTGGTGGGGTCGAGGCCGAGCACGGAGACCCGACCGCTGGTCGGGGCCAGCAGGCCCAGCAGGATCTTGATGAGGGTGGACTTGCCGGCGCCGTTCGCGCCGACCAACCCGATGATCCCCGGTTCGACCGACACCGTGAGGTCGGTCAACGCGGTGACCCGTCCTCCGTACGTCTTGGTCAGCGACTCGGTCGCGAGCAGTGTCACGACCACCAGGGTAGGCAGTCGGCCCAGCTCCGGGGACCGGTTGCGACCCCGGCGATCCCCTGATCCCCGGCCGTGCGCGACCCTAGGGGGCGGCCGGGAGATGAACCGTTGGTAACCCGGCTGCAACCAAACCCGTCATCGGAGCGTCCAGCATGGGGAGCCGGGTGTCGCCGACGGGGGCGGTGACCGGACCGGACAGATCGGGAGACGTATGGACACGGACGTGAACCGTCCCAAGGTGAGCGTCGTGGTACCCACCCACAACTGCGGCCCGCACCTGGACCCGCTCGTCTCGTCGCTGGAGCGGCAGTCGCTGCCCCCCGGCGAGTTCGAGGTGGTCTTCGTCGACGACGGTTCGACCGACGACACCCCGCGCCGGCTGGCCGCGCTGGCCGCCGTGCACGAGCACTTCCACCTGGTCCGCCTGGAGAACTCGGGCTGGCCGTCGCGGCCGCGCAACGTGGGCGTGGAGCACGCCCGCGGCGAGTACGTCTTCTTCGCCGACGACGACGACTGGTTCGCCGAGGAGGCGCTGGAACGGTTGTACGCCTGCGCGTCGACGCACGACGCCGACATCGTGGTCGGCAAGATGGCCGGGCACCGGCGCAGCGTGCCCCGGGAGCTGTTCCGCCGGAACCGGTTCGACGCCACCCTGGCGAACGCGCCGCTGATCGACAGCCTCACCTGCCACAAGCTCTTCCGGCGGGACTTCCTCGACAAGCACGAGCTGCGGTTCTCCGAGGGGCCGTACCGGCGGTTGGAGGACCACCGCTTCGTCGTCCGGGCGTACCTGCTCTCCGGGCGGACCTGCGTGCTCGCCGACTACACCTGCTACCACCACCAGCGGCGGGTCGACGAGGGCAACGTGACGGCCACCCGGATGGACCCGGCGGAGTACTACGCCGCGCTGCGCGAGGCGATCGACATCGTCGACGCGCACGTGCCGCCGGGGCCGCTGCGGGACCGGCTGCACCGGCGCTGGCTGCGCAACGAGATGGTGGAGCGGCTGCGCGGGCAGCGACTGATCGACGCGCCGGAGGACTGGATCGCCCGGGTCGTCGCCGAGATCCGGGACATCCTCCGGGAGCGGTTCGCCCCGGGGGTCGCCGCCGGGCTCCCGCCGCTGCACCGGGCCCTGGCGTACCTGGCCGAGCAGGGCCGGCTCGCGGACCTGCGCCGGCTGGCCGAGTGGGAGACCGGCGTCCGGGCGCAGGCCGACGTCCGGGGGTGGGAGGTCTCCGGACACACCGTGACGCTCACCGTCGCCGCGTACCTGGCCGCCGGGGACGGGCCGCTGCGTTTCGGCGCCGACGGGCGGGAACTGCCCGTGCTGCCGGTGGACGGGGTCGACCCGCCGCCCGGCGTCCCGGTCGCGTCCGGCGCGACGAAGGTGGACCTGGTGGCCCGGCACGCGCAGACCCGGGAGGAGATCTTCCTGCCGGTCACGGTGCACACCGAGCGGGTGCCGGAGGGGGACGTGCTGCGGGTGGAGCACGTCGTGACCACCACCGCCGACTTCGGGGCGCTGGCCGGCGGCCGGACCCGGGGCACCTGGCAGGTGAAGGCGAGGGTGAGCGGCGCGGGCTGGACCAGGGACACCGGGTTGGCCCTGCTCGTGCACTGCGCCGCCGACGGGGCGCCGCCACGGGTGGAGAACGAGCGGTCCTTCTTTTCCCGGCTCCGGCGGCTGGCCGGCCGGCTGCGCCCCCGGTAGAGATCCCCGATACCCGGACCGCTCGCCCGGAGAGCGAGTGGCGCTCTCGACCGATCGCCGGTCGGCTGAGAAACTGTGGGCCGGTCAGTGAGTGGGGGTTCGATGAGCAACGGCTGGGTGCTTCCCGAGGACGTGCTGCGGGACGCGCCGACGTACGCGCCACGCGCCGCTGAGCTGGCCGACCTGGAGTTGCTGCTGACCGGGGCGTACGCCCCGCTGGCCGGCTTCATGAGCCGGGCCGACCTGGCCTCGGTGGGCCGCCGGGGCCGGCTCGCGGACGGCACGTCCTGGCCGGTGCCGGTGACTCTCCAGGTGCCCGCGGCGCTGGTCGAGGGGATGCAGCCGGACGACCCACGGCGCCGGGCGCTGGTGCTCACCGACGGCGAGGGCGCCCCGGTGGCCGCGCTGGAGGTGACCGACGTCTGGCCGGTCCGCGAGGGGGTCGCCGGCGTGGGTGGTCCGGTCCGCCGGCTCGGCGACGGCGGTCACGGGCCGTTCCAGCGGCTGCGGCGCAGCCCGGAGGAGGTCCGGGCGCTGCTGCCCCCGGGGCGGGTCCTCGGCGTCTTCGCCGACCGGCCGCTGCACCGGCCCCAGCTGGCCCAGATCGCGCACGCCGCCCGCACCCTCGGCGCCCACCTGCTGGTGCTGGTCCCGACCGGGGAGGAGTCGATCGGCGGGCTGCCGGCCGAGGCGCTGGTCCGCAGCGTCTTCGCGGCCCGGGACCGGATGCCCCCGGCCACCCTGGTCGCGGTGCCGCTGGTCCGCCGCCGCGACGAGATCAGCGACGCCCTGCTGCGCGCCCGGGTCGCCGCCGCCTACGGGGTGACCCACCTGCTCTCCACCGAGGGCATGCTCTCCGGGGCCGGGCTGCGGGTGTTGGTGCCCCGCGAGCTGGCGTACGACAACCGGGACGGGCAGTGGCGCTGGCGGGAGGACATCCCGCCGCGCAACCGGCGGTTGGCGCTGCGCCAGGACGAGATCGAGGACCTGCTGGACCGGGGCTTCCCGCTGCCCGAGTGGCACACCCCGCCGGCGGTGGCCAAGGAGCTGGCCCGGGCCCGGCCGGCGCGCCGGCACCGGGGCCTGGTGGTCTTCCTGACCGGCCTCTCCGGCTCCGGCAAGTCGACCATCGCCCGGGGCCTGGCCGACCTGCTGCGCGAGGGCGGCGAGCGCACCATCACCCTGCTCGACGGGGACGTGGTGCGCCGGGAGCTCTCCGCCGGGCTGGGCTTCAGCAAGGCCGACCGGGACGCCAACGTGCGGCGGATCGGCTGGGTGGCCGCCGAGATCGCCCGGCACCGGGGGGTGGGGATCTGCTGCCCCATCGCCCCGTACGCGGCGGCCCGGGCCGCCGCCCGCGAGATGGCCCACGCGGCGGGGGCCGGCTTCCTGCTGGTGCACGTCGCCACCCCGCTCGCGGTCTGCGAGGAGCGCGACCGCAAGGGGCTGTACGCGCGCGCCCGCGCCGGCCTGCTCACCGGCATGACCGGCATCGACGACCCGTACGAGGAGCCGACGGACGCCGACCTGGTGGTGGACACCACGGACCTGACCGTCGAGGAGGCGGTCCAGCGGGTGCTGGAGCACCTGACCGAGACCGGCTGGGTGGAGACCCGCCTCCAGTCCGCCTGATCCCGCCTCGCCGCGAGTGGCCGTCCCGTCGGGGGCGGCCACTCGCTGCGTCGGTGGCGGCTTCCCCTCTCCTTCCGCCGATCGACTCTGCGCGGTAGTGTTCGTCTTTGTTGGAACACGTTCGACCGCGTGCCTCGTGGTCGATGGCGGGGAGGTGACGGCGGGTGCTCGCGCGACAACGGCAGGCGGCCATCCTCGACCGGGTGCGCAGTGCCGGTGGCGTCCGGGTCACCGAGCTGGCCGCCGAGTTCGGCGTCTCCGACATGACCATCCGTCGCGACCTGGAGACGTTGCACGAGCAGGGCCTGCTGGCCAAGGTGCACGGCGGGGCGACCCTCGCCGACGCCGGTTCCACCGACGAGCCCGGCTTCCGCGCCAAGTCGGTGATCCAGGCGGCCGAGAAGGCGGCGATCGCCACCCGGGCCGCGCAACTGGTCCGCCCCGGCGCGGCCGTCGCGCTCTCCGCCGGCACGACCACCGCCGAACTGGCCCGCCGCCTGGTCGACGTGCCGGGCCTGACCGTGGTCACGAACTCGCTGCCGGTGGCCGAGATCCTGCACGTCGGCGGGCGGCCGGATCAGACGGTGGTGCTGACCGGCGGGGTGCGTACCCCGTCCGACGCCCTGGTCGGTCCGCTGGCCGTGGCCGCGCTCGGGGCGCTGCACCTGGACCTGCTCTTCCTCGGCGTGCACGGGATCAGCGAGCGGGCCGGGTTCACCACGCCGAACCTGATGGAGGCCGACACCGACCGCGCCCTGGTGGCCGCCGCCGACCGGCTGGTGGTCCTGGCCGACCACACCAAGTGGGGCACGGTCGGCATCTCCTCCATCGTCGGCCTCGACGCGGCGGACGTGCTGATCACCGACGACCGGTTGGCACCCGGGGCACGACGGGTACTCGAGGAGAGGGTGGGCGAGCTGGTG
This genomic window contains:
- a CDS encoding ABC transporter ATP-binding protein is translated as MTTISTAAAPAPTTPAASLDLDGVSRWYGNVVAVNDVTMRLGPGVTGLLGPNGAGKTTLLHMMAGFLAPSRGVVTLDGEPTWRNPAVYRRLGLVSEREAVHTFLTAYEFVLASAKLHRLPDPAAAARRAIELVELADAQDRRIGTYSKGMRQRTRVAAALVHDPQVLLLDEPFNGMDPRQRLHMMALLHSLGDAGRTILFSSHILEEVEQVSGTVQVMVAGRLAASGDYRTIRRLMTNRPHVFAVRSTDDRALAVALIAEESVTGVELGGDGLTVRAGDYGAFTRALPRIALARGIRVRSLTPEDESLESVFSYLVGS
- a CDS encoding ABC transporter permease gives rise to the protein MPEPTGVIHDIGYQRYTGPRLGRRQVFGALYGHGLRTAFGLGRSAKAKIFPWLVMGIVLVVAAGLTAVRTQTGQVVMTYAQFADAMSWLVIFFVAVVGPELVSRDLHSGVLPLYFSRPLPRSDYALAKLGALVTALWLLLGAPQLVMFLGAAFTTKDGLHGVWTELGDLLPGLLYAALWAVVFASVALLIASFTGKRAFAAGGIVAVFLMTAPIVGILSIMPSRTVNELAMLGSPTALVHAVGQYTLGDLLVPGGQGTDYQFGGFGPVYVAAAVLLVAGCVTLLLLRYRKVAAR
- a CDS encoding ABC transporter ATP-binding protein — protein: MTLLATESLTKTYGGRVTALTDLTVSVEPGIIGLVGANGAGKSTLIKILLGLLAPTSGRVSVLGLDPTTDPAAVRARVGYMPEHDALPPDLSAAELVTHLGRISGLPRTVARERASEALRHVGLHEERHRAVGGYSTGMKQRVKLAQALVHDPDLLLLDEPTNGLDPAGRDAMLALIHRIGTEFGISVLVCSHLLGEVERICDTLVAIDGGRLLRADRVAAMTSATDVLAVEVSEGTDDLAARLGGLGLPVSREGRLLLVPLADDDTYDLILGAVAELDLPLHRLDQRRHRVAELFATREPSHA
- a CDS encoding glycosyltransferase family 2 protein: MSVVVPTHNCGPHLDPLVSSLERQSLPPGEFEVVFVDDGSTDDTPRRLAALAAVHEHFHLVRLENSGWPSRPRNVGVEHARGEYVFFADDDDWFAEEALERLYACASTHDADIVVGKMAGHRRSVPRELFRRNRFDATLANAPLIDSLTCHKLFRRDFLDKHELRFSEGPYRRLEDHRFVVRAYLLSGRTCVLADYTCYHHQRRVDEGNVTATRMDPAEYYAALREAIDIVDAHVPPGPLRDRLHRRWLRNEMVERLRGQRLIDAPEDWIARVVAEIRDILRERFAPGVAAGLPPLHRALAYLAEQGRLADLRRLAEWETGVRAQADVRGWEVSGHTVTLTVAAYLAAGDGPLRFGADGRELPVLPVDGVDPPPGVPVASGATKVDLVARHAQTREEIFLPVTVHTERVPEGDVLRVEHVVTTTADFGALAGGRTRGTWQVKARVSGAGWTRDTGLALLVHCAADGAPPRVENERSFFSRLRRLAGRLRPR
- the cysC gene encoding adenylyl-sulfate kinase, which codes for MSNGWVLPEDVLRDAPTYAPRAAELADLELLLTGAYAPLAGFMSRADLASVGRRGRLADGTSWPVPVTLQVPAALVEGMQPDDPRRRALVLTDGEGAPVAALEVTDVWPVREGVAGVGGPVRRLGDGGHGPFQRLRRSPEEVRALLPPGRVLGVFADRPLHRPQLAQIAHAARTLGAHLLVLVPTGEESIGGLPAEALVRSVFAARDRMPPATLVAVPLVRRRDEISDALLRARVAAAYGVTHLLSTEGMLSGAGLRVLVPRELAYDNRDGQWRWREDIPPRNRRLALRQDEIEDLLDRGFPLPEWHTPPAVAKELARARPARRHRGLVVFLTGLSGSGKSTIARGLADLLREGGERTITLLDGDVVRRELSAGLGFSKADRDANVRRIGWVAAEIARHRGVGICCPIAPYAAARAAAREMAHAAGAGFLLVHVATPLAVCEERDRKGLYARARAGLLTGMTGIDDPYEEPTDADLVVDTTDLTVEEAVQRVLEHLTETGWVETRLQSA
- a CDS encoding DeoR/GlpR family DNA-binding transcription regulator; this translates as MLARQRQAAILDRVRSAGGVRVTELAAEFGVSDMTIRRDLETLHEQGLLAKVHGGATLADAGSTDEPGFRAKSVIQAAEKAAIATRAAQLVRPGAAVALSAGTTTAELARRLVDVPGLTVVTNSLPVAEILHVGGRPDQTVVLTGGVRTPSDALVGPLAVAALGALHLDLLFLGVHGISERAGFTTPNLMEADTDRALVAAADRLVVLADHTKWGTVGISSIVGLDAADVLITDDRLAPGARRVLEERVGELVMVPGTEGAQ